A single Aspergillus chevalieri M1 DNA, chromosome 3, nearly complete sequence DNA region contains:
- a CDS encoding uncharacterized protein (COG:C;~EggNog:ENOG410PMMK;~InterPro:IPR036188,IPR023753;~PFAM:PF07992,PF00070;~go_function: GO:0016491 - oxidoreductase activity [Evidence IEA];~go_process: GO:0055114 - oxidation-reduction process [Evidence IEA]) produces the protein MDHHSHKHKERIAIIGTGWAGYALAHGLDLNKFSVIVVSPDTTSTMTPLLASVACGLFDFRLAQEPIRRKSRGIKYIKAWVIHIDFEEKTLSCYPAFSHLTMSESNVHEFQVHYDKVVIAPGTRINTFNIPGVEEHAYVLKKVADAQAIRNRISEMFEMASIPNITEDRQRQLLNVIIVGGGPTGIEMAGELTDLFQNDYSELYPHLRDKMRVSVHTISHKILSPYDAHLQEYATESLNRNSVWVKFDSHITSVTADTIETQDEGRIGYGLLLWATGDKSVPLVDSLDVSKTSHSMHRILTDSRLRVLKKDGTVDVNSYALGDAADIDGESLPPTAEVALQKADYLIYQFNTFPTSDIEPGVPFRYKQRQLVTYTGRRDGVVAGKKDYSGYGAWLSWRSGNLMWTRSWRRKFMICATWVLNWLGGRDIARN, from the coding sequence ATGGACCACCACTCTCACAAACACAAAGAAAGAATAGCCATCATTGGCACAGGATGGGCTGGATACGCACTTGCCCATGGCTTGGACCTGAATAAGTTCAGCGTCATCGTGGTCTCCCCAGACACGACATCGACAATGACACCGCTCCTCGCTAGCGTTGCCTGCGGTCTCTTCGACTTCCGACTAGCCCAGGAGCCCATACGGCGCAAAAGCCGTGGCATCAAGTACATCAAGGCCTGGGTGATTCACATTGACTTCGAAGAGAAGACGCTCAGCTGCTATCCGGCGTTTAGTCACCTGACGATGAGCGAGAGCAATGTCCACGAATTTCAAGTCCACTACGACAAGGTTGTCATCGCACCAGGAACAAGGATCAACACCTTCAACATCCCCGGCGTCGAGGAACACGCCTATGTCCTTAAAAAGGTAGCAGATGCACAAGCCATCCGCAACCGCATCAGCGAGATGTTCGAGATGGCCTCGATCCCAAACATCACCGAAGACAGACAACGCCAGCTCCTAAACGTAATCATCGTCGGCGGCGGTCCCACAGGAATCGAAATGGCAGGCGAGCTCACAGATCTCTTCCAAAACGACTACTCCGAGCTCTACCCGCACCTCCGCGACAAAATGCGCGTATCCGTGCACACAATCTCGCACAAGATCCTCTCCCCCTACGACGCACACCTGCAGGAATACGCAACCGAGTCCCTAAACCGCAACAGCGTCTGGGTCAAGTTCGACTCGCACATCACTAGCGTCACCGCCGACACCATCGAAACCCAGGACGAAGGCCGCATCGGCTACGGCCTCCTCCTCTGGGCCACTGGCGACAAATCCGTGCCCCTAGTCGACAGCCTGGACGTCTCCAAAACATCCCACAGCATGCACCGCATCCTAACGGACTCGCGCCTGCGCGTGCTCAAAAAAGACGGCACGGTCGACGTCAACTCCTACGCTCTAGGCGACGCAGCAGATATCGACGGCGAGAGTCTCCCGCCAACCGCCGAGGTCGCGTTGCAGAAAGCAGACTATTTAATCTATCAGTTTAACACGTTTCCGACGTCGGATATTGAGCCGGGCGTACCATTTCGGTATAAGCAGAGGCAGTTGGTTACGTATACGGGGAGGAGGGATGGGGTTGTTGCGGGGAAGAAGGATTATAGTGGGTATGGGGCGTGGTTGAGTTGGAGGTCGGGGAATTTGATGTGGACGAGGTCGTGGAGGAGGAAGTTTATGATATGTGCGACTTGGGTTTTGAATTGGCtgggagggagagatatTGCGAGGAATTGA
- a CDS encoding ATP-binding cassette long-chain fatty acid transporter PXA2 (COG:I;~EggNog:ENOG410PI0S;~InterPro:IPR027417,IPR003593,IPR011527,IPR003439, IPR036640;~PFAM:PF06472,PF00005;~TransMembrane:3 (i119-137o157-179i353-373o);~go_component: GO:0016021 - integral component of membrane [Evidence IEA];~go_function: GO:0005524 - ATP binding [Evidence IEA];~go_function: GO:0042626 - ATPase-coupled transmembrane transporter activity [Evidence IEA];~go_process: GO:0055085 - transmembrane transport [Evidence IEA]) has protein sequence MAAQSKLLLPERSIRRLLSSLSKLYLRNRTRITRTVYLALFAALVKRIHGAISEQKAASQQQVELRRRPGTSSLGSGATGSGGGDRSRKKVEVNREFFRNLLRLLKVVVPGWRSKEMRLLVGHSVFLVLRTLLSLYVAELDGRLVSNLVRGKGRDFLLGLVWWMIVAVPATFTNSMLSYHQCKLALSYRKRLTDHIHEKYLSNMTFYAISALDDRVKNPDQLITVDVSRFSDSLAELYGNLAKPVLDMAIYTFSLSRSVGSEGLFIMSLVVQLSANVMRALTPPFGKYVADEAMLEGEFRFLHTRLIDYSEEVALYHGHEAEKDTLDKGYFTLIKHVNRILRRRLYHGFMEDFVIKYFWGALGLVLCSVPVFFKIPGKITQSAGDRTESFVTNRRMLLSASDAFGRLMFSYKEISELAGHTARVSSLLEVMDDLLAGRFEKKLVSTASTEENASVLSGRGSIEESSSIEFTDVPIVSPNGDVLVRNLSFAIHPGDHLLIVGPNGCGKSSLFRILGGLWPVYGGIVKKPRFDEIFYIPQRPYLSRGTLRQQVIYPDGVREMHHKGVTDDDLAEILSIVEIASVIDRPGGWDAEEEWRDVLSGGLQQRIAMARLFYHKPKFAILDECTSSVTLEIERVMYETAKKLGITLMTVSHRRSLWKYHKKILQFDGQGSYVFTGLDWERRLKLEDEKDDLELQLRAVPDIQRRIAELSS, from the exons ATGGCCGCGCAGTCTAAACTGCTCCTCCCGGAGCGCTCCATTCGGCGTCTCCTCTCCAGCCTATCGAAACTCTACCTCCGCAACCGCACCCGCATCACTCGCACCGTCTATCTAGCCCTCTTCGCCGCTCTAGTAAAGCGCATCCATGGTGCTATTTCCGAGCAGAAAGCCGCCTCTCAGCAACAGGTGGAACTGCGACGACGACCAGGGACCAGTAGTCTCGGCAGCGGCGCCACGGGCAGCGGGGGCGGCGACCGATCGCGCAAGAAGGTCGAGGTGAATCGGGAGTTCTTTCGAAATTTGCTCCGGTTGCTGAAGGTTGTGGTTCCCGGTTGGCGGAGTAAGGAGATGCGGTTGCTTGTGGGGCATAGTGTGTTCTTGGTGCTGCGGACGTTGCTGAGTTTGTATGTGGCCGAGTTGGATGGTAGGTTGGTGAGCAATTTGGTGCGTGGGAAGGGGAGAGATTTCTTATTGGGTCTGGTCTGGTGGATGATCGTTGCGGTGCCCGCGACGTTTACAAATTCGATG CTTTCCTACCACCAATGCAAACTCGCTCTTAGTTACCGGAAACGTCTGACTGACCATATCCACGAGAAATACCTGTCTAACATGACATTCTATGCGATTTCCGCGCTGGATGACCGAGTCAAGAACCCCGACCAGCTTATCACGGTGGACGTCTCGAGATTCTCCGATAGCCTGGCAGAGCTCTATGGCAATCTAGCCAAGCCCGTTCTCGACATGGCCATCTATACCTTTTCACTCTCCAGGAGTGTGGGCTCAGAGGGTCTCTTTATCATGAGTTTGGTGGTGCAGTTATCTGCCAACGTCATGCGTGCCCTGACACCACCATTTGGCAAATATGTTGCCGACGAAGCCATGTTGGAGGGAGAGTTCCGATTCCTTCATACCAGACTCATTGATTACAGCGAGGAAGTGGCGCTCTACCATGGCCACGAGGCCGAGAAGGATACCCTGGACAAAGGGTATTTCACTTTGATCAAGCATGTGAATCGCATCCTGCGGAGACGATTGTACCATGGCTTCATGGAGGACTTTGTCATCAAATACTTCTGGGGTGCCCTGGGCTTGGTGCTTTGTAGTGTTCCTGTGTTCTTCAAAATCCCTGGGAAAATTACCCAATCCGCTGGGGATCGGACGGAGA GCTTCGTTACCAACCGGCGCATGCTGCTATCAGCATCAGACGCTTTCGGGCGCCTAATGTTCTCCTACAAGGAAATCTCCGAACTAGCCGGCCACACAGCACGCGTCTCCTCCCTCCTAGAAGTAATGGACGACCTCCTCGCCGGCCGCTTCGAAAAGAAACTCGTCTCAACAGCCTCAACCGAAGAAAACGCCTCCGTCCTTTCCGGCCGCGGCTCAATCGAAGAAAGCTCCTCCATCGAATTCACAGACGTCCCCATCGTCTCCCCCAACGGCGATGTCCTCGTCCGCAATCTTTCCTTCGCCATCCACCCAGGCGACCACCTCCTCATCGTCGGTCCCAACGGCTGCGGCAAATCCTCCCTCTTCCGAATCCTAGGCGGCCTGTGGCCTGTGTATGGTGGCATTGTCAAGAAACCCCGCTTCGACGAGATCTTCTACATCCCGCAACGACCCTATCTCTCCCGCGGGACCCTCCGCCAACAAGTCATCTACCCTGATGGCGTGCGGGAAATGCATCACAAGGGCGTCACAGACGACGACCTCGCTGAGATCCTCTCCATCGTCGAAATCGCCTCCGTCATCGACCGTCCTGGCGGCTGGGACGCAGAGGAGGAATGGCGCGATGTCCTCTCGGGAGGCCTCCAGCAACGAATCGCCATGGCACGCCTGTTCTATCATAAACCCAAGTTCGCGATCCTGGACGAGTGCACATCCTCTGTGACCCTGGAGATCGAGCGTGTTATGTACGAGACTGCTAAGAAGTTGGGGATCACGTTGATGACTGTGTCGCATAGACGGAGTCTGTGGAAGTACCACAAGAAAATCCTGCAGTTTGATGGGCAAGGGAGTTATGTGTTTACAGGGTTGGATTGGGAGAGGAGATTAAAGCTTGAAGA TGAGAAAGATGACCTGGAGCTTCAACTGCGCGCCGTCCCGGACATTCAACGACGTATTGCCGAGTTGAGCTCTTAG
- the gpaB gene encoding guanine nucleotide-binding protein subunit alpha gpaB (COG:D,T;~EggNog:ENOG410PFYM;~InterPro:IPR002975,IPR027417,IPR011025,IPR001019;~PFAM:PF00503,PF00025;~go_component: GO:0005834 - heterotrimeric G-protein complex [Evidence IEA];~go_function: GO:0001664 - G protein-coupled receptor binding [Evidence IEA];~go_function: GO:0003924 - GTPase activity [Evidence IEA];~go_function: GO:0005525 - GTP binding [Evidence IEA];~go_function: GO:0019001 - guanyl nucleotide binding [Evidence IEA];~go_function: GO:0031683 - G-protein beta/gamma-subunit complex binding [Evidence IEA];~go_process: GO:0007165 - signal transduction [Evidence IEA];~go_process: GO:0007186 - G protein-coupled receptor signaling pathway [Evidence IEA]) gives MGSCFSTEATGEMTEQKKRSQMIDRRLEEDSRQLRRECKILLLGSGESGKSTIVKQMKIIHQNGYTVEELALYRLTVYKNLLECARSLIGAYERYDLEPSSPKVQEFIEFLSDYNIDPDPNTPLDSTVGDAITYLWNDPCTSTALEHQNEFYLMDSAPYFFEEAKRIASPDYIPNVDDVLRARTKTTGIYETRFTMGQLSIHMFDVGGQRSERKKWIHCFENVTSIIFCVALSEYDQVLLEESNQNRMMESLVLFDSVVNSRWFKRTSIVLFLNKVDLFRQKLPRSPLSNYFPDYSGGNDVNRAAKYLLWRFNQVNRAHLNLYPHLTQATDTTNIRLVFAAVKETILQNALRDSGIL, from the exons ATGGGTTCGTGCTTCAGTACAGAAGCAACGGGGGAGATGACGGagcagaaaaagagaagccAAATGATCGATCGGAGACTAGAGGAGGATTCGAGACAGTTACGGAGAGAATGCAAAATATTACTTCTTG GATCCGGAGAAAGCGGGAAATCCACCATCGTCAAGCAGATGAAGATCATCCATCAGAATGGCTACACCGTGGAAGAACTAGCCTTATATCGCTTGACCGTCTACAAGAACCTGCTCGAGTGCGCCAGATCGCTCATTGGTGCTTACGAACGATACGACCTTGAGCCCTCCAGTCCTAAAGTCCAAGAGTTTATCGAATTCTTGTCGGACTACAACATTGATCCCGATCCTAATACCCCCCTCGATTCGACTGTCGGGGACGCCATCACCTACCTATGGAATGACCCGTGTACATCAACCGCACTCGAACACCAGAATGAGTTTTACCTGATGGACTCTGCGCCGTA TTTCTTTGAAGAGGCCAAACGGATAGCTTCGCCAGACTATATCCCCAATGTCGACGATGTGCTTCGCGCGCGAACAAAGACCACTGGTATCTACGAGACTAGGTTCACCATGGGCCAGCTGAGTATACA TATGTTTGATGTTGGCGGTCAGCGCAGCGAACGGAAGAAATGGATCCACTGCTTTGAGAACGTCACCTCCATTATCTTCTGCGTGGCATTAAGTGAATATGACCAAGTACTCTTGGAAGAGAGCAATCAG AATCGAATGATGGAAAGTTTAGTTCTTTTTGATTCGGTTGTCAACTCTCGGTGGTTCAAGCGAACTAGCATCGTCCTGTTCCTGAACAAAGTCGATTTGTTCCGCCAAAAGCTTCCTCGCTCGCCCTTAAGCAATTACTTCCCCGACTATTCTGGCGGTAATGACGTGAATCGGGCGGCCAAGTATCTGCTCTGGCGGTTTAACCAGGTCAATCGAGCACACCTCAATCTTTATCCACa CTTAACGCAAGCAACCGATACGACAAATATTCGCCTGGTATTTGCAGCAGTCAAAGAAACTATATTGCAGAACGCCTTGAGAGATTCAGGTATTCTCTAG
- the sakA gene encoding mitogen-activated protein kinase HOG1 (COG:K;~EggNog:ENOG410PF8J;~InterPro:IPR017441,IPR008352,IPR008271,IPR038783, IPR003527,IPR000719,IPR011009;~PFAM:PF07714,PF00069;~go_function: GO:0004672 - protein kinase activity [Evidence IEA];~go_function: GO:0004707 - MAP kinase activity [Evidence IEA];~go_function: GO:0005524 - ATP binding [Evidence IEA];~go_process: GO:0006468 - protein phosphorylation [Evidence IEA];~go_process: GO:0051403 - stress-activated MAPK cascade [Evidence IEA]) — MAEFVRATIFGTTFEITSRYTELQPVGMGAFGLVCAARDQLTGAPVAVKKIMKPFSTPVLSKRTYRELKLLKHLRHENIICLSDIFISPLEDIYFVTELLGTDLHRLLTSRPLEKQFIQYFLYQILRGLKYVHSAGVVHRDLKPSNILINENCDLKICDFGLARIQDPQMTGYVSTRYYRAPEIMLTWQKYDVEVDIWSAGCIFAEMLDGKPLFPGKDHVNQFSIITELLGTPPDDVIETICSENTLRFVKSLPKRERQPLTNRFKNADPEAVDLLERMLVFDPKKRIRAGEGLAHEYLAPYHDPTDEPEAQEKFDWSFNDADLPVDTWKIMMYSEILDFHNIDQGDDAGQVLVEGVGDGQQAFAA; from the exons ATGGCGGAATTCGTGCGTGCCACGATTTTCGGCACCACCTTCGAAATCACCAGCCG GTACACAGAGCTGCAACCGGTGGGAATGGGTGCCTTTGGTCTTGTCTG TGCCGCAAGAGATCAATTGACCGGAGCGCCCGTCGCCGTCAAGAAGATCATGAAGCCTTTCAGCACGCCCGTCCTGTCCAAGAGAACATATCGCGAACTGAAGCTATTGAAACATTTGCGCCACGAAAAT ATTATCTGCCTGAGCGACATTTTCATTTCCCCGCTCGAGGATAT TTATTTTGTCACCGAACTCCTGGGCACCGACCTTCACAGACTATTAACTTCCCGGCCATTAGAGAAGCAATTTATTCAGTATTTCCTATACCAGATTTTG CGGGGTCTGAAATATGTCCACTCGGCCGGTGTCGTGCATCGTGATCTCAAACCGAGCAATATCCTGATCAACGAAAACTGCGACCTGAAGATTTGCGATTTCGGTTTGGCCCGGATTCAAGACCCGCAGATGACCGGTTACGTGTCGACGAGATACTATCGCGCCCCGGAGATTATGCTTACATGGCAAAAGTATGATGTGGAGGTCGACATCTGGAGTGCAGGGTGTATTTTTGCCGAAATGCTCGACGGAAAGCCGCTGTTCCCGGGCAAGGACCATGTCAACCAATTCTCCATTATCACCGAATTACTGGGTACGCCACCAGACGACGTGATCGAAACCATCTGCAGTGAAAAC ACATTGCGATTCGTCAAGTCGCTTCCTAAGCGGGAACGGCAACCACTGACCAACAGGTTCAAGAATGCGGACCCTGAGG CGGTCGACCTTTTGGAACGAATGTTGGTCTTTGACCCCAAGAAGCGAATCCGCGCCGGTGAAGGTTTGGCCCACGAATACCTTGCTCCCTATCACGATCCCACCGACGAGCCCGAGGCACAAGAGAAGTTCGACTGGTCGTTCAACGATGCGGATCTGCCGGTGGACACCTGGAAGATCATGAT GTACTCGGAGATCCTCGACTTTCACAACATCGACCAAGGCGACGATGCCGGGCAAGTGCTTGTGGAAGGCGTTGGGGATGGCCAGCAGGCATTCGCCGCCTAA
- the AVL9 gene encoding putative Avl9 protein (BUSCO:EOG09262V8E;~COG:S;~EggNog:ENOG410PGRT;~InterPro:IPR037516,IPR018307;~PFAM:PF09794), producing the protein MSPVQQSRQDPIVMVIDFHHARGPEIELCIGNERTDPAAENDWSLLPFMALSDGAHASTEEFSYFTLRRVETPTEPATSLFGIACSRQIDSNILLYRPPDVTRSTVQKAVVVVTDSPQRVGQLREKLSVVTSAWFAQRNFSDVDILRKFREGLVISLKSDEAKNDQNLGLSLREMIHEFKYQTLVLFKALLLQPKMLFFGSRCERLCMIQFSLISLIPGLLNHLEDCADPAFDSYTQTAEKPTSLRTSERSSLLAYTGLPLQIFGKGSMFGPYTPLQQLDLLADSGTKSYVVGSTNSLLLQQKDRYSDILINLDEDTVNILSPSFRNALSLSAADRRWIDFLTQVINETWDDAHPQRPKTHGYMGSEEFIRLQFEEYLLALLSCMKYHEDLNSFNAGETGAKSKAQLEAFNIEGDPALEFNAEFLAHWQTTPNYALFKRLTSDALLFSIVEPRHPCAGGLTIEDVQRRLSQQVAELHLDDRVREGREAINRHLSTGQKKVSAVFNSFWSDIDAMREAQRKKNEEKEKASQSQRSSLERINSPPLNASDTASITSSTGTGSTSWFANRKAPTVDVAQAQASVSAAGQKAGAYLSSWGSWASEKKKEWQEKKTSAPSSPSPSSSSPTTAAAITSPSTPALGSITEAPTESDRGRTRSMPRYSEDSASTLSRSGSRRKRWSNILLRRDSGEFSLSPSRKDDSNESSEGETTYPKSPLSREAPMLGEDLEKSTTADTLSAQSVGARHKAENVKAKAEAEHTNGPSSDSSRKEPPEKTPSATSLQETTGNSHANEVKDTTETLHAS; encoded by the exons ATGTCTCCTGTTCAGCAGAGCCGCCAGGACCCTATTGTGATGGTCATTGATTTTCACCATGCTAG GGGTCCTGAGATTGAATTATGCATTGGAAACGAGAGAACCGATCCCGCAGCAGAGAATGACTGGTCTCTATTGCCATTCATGGCACTATCCGACGGAGCGCATGC ATCAACCGAAGAATTCTCCTACTTCACTCTCCGTCGCGTCGAGACACCCACAGAACCCGCAACCTCGCTCTTCGGTATCGCCTGCTCCAGACAGATAGATTCGAATATCCTCCTCTACAGACCCCCCGATGTGACAAGGTCGACGGTGCAAAAGGCCGTTGTCGTCGTCACGGATAGTCCGCAGCGTGTTGGGCAGTTGAGGGAGAAATTGTCGGTTGTGACGTCAGCGTGGTTTGCGCAGCG GAATTTTTCGGATGTTGATATCTTGAGG AAATTCCGTGAGGGCCTCGTTATTAGCCTCAAAAGTGATGAGGCGAAGAACGATCAGAACCTTG GGCTCTCGCTGCGAGAGATGATTCACGAATTCAAATATCAGACCCTGGTCTTGTTCAAGGCTCTGCTTCTGcaaccaaag ATGCTCTTTTTTGGCTCGCGTTGTGAGCGTCTATGCATGATCCAATTCTCTTTGATCTCCCTGATACCCGGCCTCTTGAATCATCTCGAAGACTGCGCAGACCCAGCATTCGACAGCTACACACAGACTGCCGAGAAGCCAACGTCACTTAGAACCAGTGAGAGGAGCTCTT TGCTAGCATATACAGGTTTGCCTCTGCAGATATTTGGAAAG GGCAGCATGTTCGGTCCTTATACACCGCTCCAGCAGCTGGATCTGCTGGCAGATTCCGGTACCAAGTCCTACGTGGTTGGGTCGACAAATTCGCTTCTTCTACAACAGAAGGATCGTTACAGTGATATTCTAATTAAT CTTGACGAAGATACTGTTAATATTCTATCTCCCTCTTTCCGGAACGCACTCTCCCTTTCCGCAGCGGACAGGCGCTGGATCGATTTCCTGACACAAGTCATCAACGAGACCTGGGACGATGCTCATCCGCAACGACCCAAAACCCACGGCTACATGGGGTCAGAAGAATTTATCCGACTACAATTCGAAGAGTACCTGCTTGCACTACTTTCCTGCATGAAATACCACGAAGACCTCAACTCCTTCAACGCAGGCGAAACAGGGGCAAAAAGCAAGGCACAACTAGAAGCATTCAACATCGAAGGCGACCCAGCCTTAGAATTCAATGCTGAATTCCTCGCACACTGGCAAACAACACCAAACTACGCTCTCTTCAAACGACTCACTTCCGACGCGCTCCTCTTCTCAATCGTGGAACCCCGTCACCCTTGCGCCGGCGGCCTCACAATCGAAGACGTCCAACGTCGACTCTCCCAACAAGTCGCGGAACTCCACCTCGACGACCGTGTCCGCGAAGGCAGGGAAGCAATAAACCGACACCTCTCCACGGGCCAAAAGAAAGTCAGCGCCGTTTTCAACAGCTTCTGGTCAGACATCGACGCAATGCGCGAAGCACAGCGGAAAAAGaatgaagagaaagaaaaggccTCCCAGTCGCAACGCTCCTCTCTGGAACGAATCAACTCCCCGCCGCTTAATGCCTCAGACACAGCCTCGATAACGTCTAGCACCGGCACGGGATCTACATCATGGTTCGCAAACCGCAAAGCCCCCACCGTCGATGTCGCTCAGGCGCAAGCCTCCGTCAGTGCCGCAGGCCAGAAAGCAGGCGCATATCTGAGCTCGTGGGGTAGCTGGGCCagcgaaaagaaaaaagaatggCAAGAGAAGAAGACTTCGGCCCCATCCTCCCCATCTCCATCGTCATCTTCCCCTACCACCGCTGCGGCAATCACATCGCCCTCCACACCAGCACTAGGCAGCATCACAGAAGCCCCCACCGAATCCGACCGCGGCCGCACCCGCTCCATGCCACGCTACAGCGAAGACTCAGCCAGTACGCTCTCCCGGAGCGGAAGTCGCCGAAAGCGGTGGAGCAATATCCTGCTGCGACGGGATAGTGGGGAATTCAGCCTCTCGCCTAGTCGGAAGGACGATAGTAATGAGAGTAGTGAGGGGGAGACGACGTATCCGAAGTCGCCTTTGTCGAGGGAAGCCCCGATGTTGGGCGAGGATCTGGAGAAGTCGACGACGGCTGATACATTGAGTGCCCAGTCTGTGGGGGCGAGGCATAAGGCGGAGAATGTCAAGGCGAAGGCGGAGGCTGAACATACGAATGGTCCTTCGTCGGATTCGTCAAGAAAGGAACCCCCTGAGAAAACACCATCTGCCACATCGTTGCAGGAAACAACAGGAAACTCTCACGCGAATGAAGTGAAGGATACCACTGAAACGCTGCATGCATCTTAA